From a single Microaerobacter geothermalis genomic region:
- a CDS encoding AAA family ATPase, with protein sequence MFGKVNELKKYLSSQFVEREEIIEALLLALISRQHVLLIGPPGTGKSNLVSELAKLIQGINYFQWLLSRFSTPEELFGPVSLKELEQGVYKRNTKGKMPEAHLAFVDETFKANSAILNSLLTLINERLFYNNGTPVQSPLISVIGASNEWPEEKEGLEALFDRFLLRFEVDYIGENANFINMMKGAGVTNKKPTLTLEELTQLQFFCDMVTIPDDVFETIVKIRTQLKDEGIRPSDRRFRQCLSLLQAKAMMEKRQEAKISDLSVLANALWETVEQRETVKEIVKQHSMDKLKARLEEIVSEAKDIYEHVKASQTTDSGLEATEKLKALSREIQQLKGSNPARKTEIEDVAVKIETARKQIAAAILGI encoded by the coding sequence ATGTTCGGAAAAGTGAACGAGCTTAAAAAGTATTTGTCGTCCCAATTCGTTGAAAGGGAAGAGATCATTGAAGCTTTGTTGTTAGCTCTAATTTCCCGTCAGCATGTTTTATTGATTGGACCTCCGGGAACCGGGAAGTCAAACCTGGTTTCTGAATTGGCCAAGTTGATACAAGGTATAAATTACTTTCAATGGCTACTTTCCCGATTCAGTACCCCGGAGGAACTGTTCGGACCGGTTTCGTTGAAAGAATTGGAGCAGGGGGTATATAAGCGGAACACGAAAGGAAAGATGCCGGAGGCTCACCTTGCGTTCGTGGACGAAACGTTTAAAGCTAATAGTGCCATTTTGAATAGCCTCTTAACACTGATTAATGAGCGCTTGTTTTACAATAACGGGACTCCTGTTCAGTCTCCGCTTATATCAGTGATCGGAGCTTCCAATGAATGGCCGGAGGAAAAAGAAGGATTGGAAGCCTTATTTGACCGCTTTCTGCTTCGATTTGAAGTGGATTATATAGGAGAGAATGCAAATTTCATCAATATGATGAAGGGTGCTGGAGTCACTAATAAAAAACCGACACTTACTTTGGAAGAATTGACTCAACTTCAATTTTTCTGCGATATGGTCACCATTCCTGACGATGTGTTTGAAACGATTGTTAAAATCAGGACCCAGTTAAAGGATGAAGGAATCAGACCCTCTGACCGTCGGTTCCGTCAATGCCTCAGCCTCCTTCAGGCAAAAGCAATGATGGAAAAAAGGCAAGAAGCGAAGATTTCTGACCTTTCGGTGTTGGCCAATGCCCTATGGGAAACAGTGGAACAAAGAGAAACAGTCAAAGAAATCGTAAAGCAACACTCAATGGATAAATTGAAAGCCAGACTAGAGGAAATCGTTAGCGAAGCAAAGGACATTTATGAGCATGTCAAAGCTTCTCAAACGACTGATTCCGGGCTGGAAGCAACGGAAAAATTAAAGGCGTTGTCAAGGGAAATTCAGCAGTTAAAAGGGTCTAATCCGGCACGAAAAACAGAAATAGAAGATGTAGCGGTAAAAATTGAAACTGCCCGAAAGCAAATTGCGGCAGCAATATTAGGAATTTAA
- a CDS encoding RNA-guided endonuclease InsQ/TnpB family protein, whose protein sequence is MIRYRQEHPVERRDTMQFTYQFRLYPTREQEEKMNRTLLLLQRLYNAAKEQREIAYKQFGKSVFYSHQQSELPELKEEFPEYKDIHSQVLQDCLQRVDDAFQRFFRGVAGYPHFKSKDRYLSFTYTQPGAVKKTFAKEGYVYLSKIGFMKINIHRPFDQKNVTQINIKRNADQWVANITVKEEYPDISSSIEKAVGIKVAKAHRKVAQKRNDFLHDQSFRIVRDHDLIAAEQLKIRTGNGRRSKKPPPLSISVGGGSIHRGGIFMLFKLGQIFVTSGVRNAIPEEDISRGLVRFVKGNWGIVCKEDWKMNDEAVCNGGRILGAYLSSNHIKFWIITEGDRSATTILLPDEY, encoded by the coding sequence GTGATACGATACAGGCAAGAACATCCCGTAGAAAGAAGGGATACCATGCAGTTCACCTATCAATTTCGGCTGTATCCAACAAGAGAGCAAGAAGAAAAGATGAATCGAACGCTGCTTCTCTTGCAACGCTTGTATAATGCAGCCAAAGAACAGCGAGAAATCGCCTATAAGCAGTTTGGGAAATCGGTATTCTATTCCCACCAGCAAAGCGAATTACCCGAACTGAAAGAGGAATTTCCCGAATACAAAGACATTCATTCCCAAGTGCTACAAGATTGCCTGCAACGGGTAGATGATGCCTTTCAGCGTTTCTTTCGTGGTGTAGCCGGATACCCCCATTTCAAGTCCAAAGATCGGTACCTTTCCTTTACCTACACTCAACCCGGTGCGGTAAAAAAGACCTTTGCCAAAGAAGGATATGTGTACCTTTCCAAAATCGGATTCATGAAAATAAACATCCATCGACCCTTTGATCAGAAAAACGTCACCCAGATCAACATCAAGCGAAACGCCGACCAATGGGTAGCCAATATCACCGTGAAAGAGGAATATCCGGATATCTCTTCTTCCATTGAAAAAGCCGTTGGCATTAAGGTAGCCAAAGCCCATCGAAAAGTGGCCCAAAAACGAAATGATTTCCTGCATGACCAATCCTTCCGTATTGTTCGTGATCATGATCTGATTGCAGCAGAACAGCTAAAGATTCGTACAGGCAACGGTCGTAGAAGCAAGAAGCCCCCGCCTCTAAGCATTAGCGTAGGCGGTGGGAGCATTCACAGGGGAGGAATATTTATGCTGTTTAAACTTGGTCAAATATTTGTGACAAGTGGGGTACGGAACGCTATACCAGAAGAAGACATCAGTAGAGGGTTAGTTCGTTTCGTAAAAGGCAACTGGGGAATTGTTTGCAAAGAAGATTGGAAGATGAACGATGAGGCAGTATGTAATGGAGGACGAATCCTGGGTGCCTATCTAAGCTCCAACCACATCAAGTTTTGGATAATCACGGAAGGGGACAGGTCCGCAACGACTATCCTCCTTCCAGATGAATATTAG
- a CDS encoding VWA domain-containing protein, which translates to MESVLNTDRFDRRRFREIYGQSEKMQEIHESGRQILPSFLPLMGDMWASLYKMSPELKENVHPKLEINRMVMEQVMNDHLFQNFREYTRLDDFASALGAIKFSEKTREWMERQKKMDERLNELLNQALEAQREAEQKQQKAEQLKQQTEEAEQNGDKNTSQLKKKAEKAQAEADQAQENANQAIFQAAHTLQGSLNNGFFQQMIAAAANETREAKENVKSLLGGFQAGNGDAELRKVPLRDQLALADVLSSHQKLKKIAEWAGRFKAIARQKQKAKHVETVERNGISIGNSIERLLPMELGYYSNPVTKQDFLRRFAEGQTLQYSPEGKETLGKGPIILCLDQSGSMNRLDEQSKGFALALMMIARKQKRDFALILFSTVTKTLIYEKGKIKTDDLVELATTFLGGGTHFDKPLLEAVKIIEKSRFKKADIIFVTDGEANLYSKFIENFQHKKKEKQFQVLSIVLGDEKTDTVKLFSDEVVKASSFTDNSVTNRAFRI; encoded by the coding sequence ATGGAATCCGTATTAAATACCGACCGTTTTGACCGCCGCAGATTTCGAGAGATTTACGGCCAGTCAGAAAAAATGCAGGAGATTCATGAGTCAGGAAGGCAGATTTTGCCTTCCTTTCTCCCTTTGATGGGCGACATGTGGGCATCGCTTTATAAGATGTCACCTGAATTAAAAGAGAACGTTCATCCAAAGTTGGAGATAAACCGGATGGTGATGGAGCAAGTGATGAACGATCATTTGTTTCAAAACTTCCGGGAATATACCCGATTGGACGATTTTGCTTCAGCCCTTGGTGCGATCAAATTTTCCGAGAAAACCAGGGAGTGGATGGAGCGGCAAAAGAAAATGGATGAACGTTTAAACGAATTACTAAATCAAGCCTTAGAAGCGCAAAGAGAAGCCGAGCAAAAGCAGCAGAAGGCCGAACAACTGAAGCAACAAACAGAGGAAGCAGAACAAAACGGGGACAAAAATACATCCCAGTTAAAAAAGAAAGCAGAGAAAGCACAAGCGGAAGCGGATCAGGCACAGGAAAACGCCAATCAGGCGATTTTCCAAGCTGCCCATACACTGCAAGGAAGTTTAAATAATGGTTTTTTCCAACAAATGATTGCCGCCGCAGCCAACGAAACAAGAGAAGCGAAAGAAAACGTGAAGTCCCTGTTAGGAGGTTTTCAAGCTGGAAACGGAGATGCCGAATTGAGAAAAGTTCCACTTCGGGACCAATTAGCATTGGCAGATGTCCTTTCCAGCCATCAAAAGCTAAAGAAAATCGCCGAATGGGCAGGGCGTTTTAAGGCGATTGCCCGGCAGAAACAAAAGGCAAAACATGTTGAAACTGTTGAGCGGAACGGAATATCCATAGGCAATAGTATCGAACGACTGTTGCCAATGGAGTTGGGATACTATAGCAATCCCGTCACGAAACAAGACTTCCTGCGTCGTTTTGCGGAAGGTCAAACCCTTCAGTATTCGCCTGAAGGAAAAGAAACGTTGGGGAAAGGCCCGATTATCCTTTGCTTGGATCAGTCCGGATCAATGAATAGACTGGATGAGCAAAGCAAAGGGTTTGCCTTGGCTCTCATGATGATTGCAAGAAAACAAAAAAGAGATTTTGCCCTGATTCTTTTTTCTACGGTAACCAAGACGCTTATCTATGAAAAAGGGAAAATCAAAACAGATGATCTAGTTGAATTAGCAACCACTTTTTTAGGAGGAGGAACACACTTTGACAAACCGCTACTTGAAGCGGTGAAGATCATCGAAAAAAGCCGGTTTAAAAAAGCGGATATTATTTTTGTCACAGATGGAGAAGCAAACCTTTATTCAAAATTTATTGAGAACTTTCAACATAAAAAGAAGGAAAAGCAATTTCAGGTACTTTCGATTGTACTC